A stretch of the Candidatus Berkelbacteria bacterium genome encodes the following:
- a CDS encoding iron-sulfur cluster assembly scaffold protein produces MQSLYSELVLDYFYTPRYTPPLANPDYESQLHNTYCADSIYLTFVVNKQMVIQAVGAEVKGCALAHVGASVLAEQIIDRTLSEVKNFQPEQILSTLQLVSISPLRLNCFLLAYRSFQKALCPQAIPSSEKTDG; encoded by the coding sequence ATGCAAAGTCTATATTCAGAATTAGTGCTTGATTATTTTTATACCCCTCGCTACACGCCGCCTTTGGCTAATCCAGATTACGAGAGTCAGCTTCATAATACTTACTGTGCTGACTCTATATATCTCACGTTCGTAGTAAATAAGCAGATGGTTATTCAAGCTGTTGGAGCAGAGGTTAAAGGTTGCGCTCTTGCACATGTGGGCGCCTCTGTGCTTGCCGAACAAATAATCGATAGAACTCTGTCAGAAGTTAAAAATTTTCAACCCGAGCAAATTTTATCCACTCTTCAATTAGTCTCAATCTCTCCTCTGCGCCTCAACTGTTTTTTACTAGCTTATCGATCGTTCCAAAAAGCTCTATGTCCTCAAGCCATACCCTCGTCGGAAAAGACTGACGGTTAG
- a CDS encoding ATP-dependent Clp protease ATP-binding subunit, producing MNDAQSASFGKFSPSAKIVLLASQRYAEAMGNVLGSEHLLLAISITPDTYAYNLLRKVPITPDQIRLALSLKEISSERGMGMKIEAKAVLERAAFQATTLGMQFIEPEHLLWALISDTNSRAHEIVLQLGIEPKTIRKSLEHFFAEQKSSPNTMVHQEIELLGVVGQLSQEPIPSTHRPQLNLPEEVDEQTETPFLDEFTLDLTALAHEKLLDPLIGREAELERLMHILGRKTKNNPVLIGEPGVGKTAIIEGLAQRIVGGAVPEYLADSRIVSLELSILVAGTMYRGQFEDRLRHLVEEVQTQGDILLFIDELHTMTGAGGAEGALDAANILKPLLAKGQLRLIGATTSTEYQKYIEKDAALERRFQPIVVSEPTQLETVEILKGLTPKYEAFHGIGIPSEVIEETVTLAHRYIHDRNFPDKAIDLIDEAAAAMRAKNTPAPRRRATAHDIERELKRLKNQKEYELKTGHIERAAYLRDQEIKLRLLQKEADPAQLKTPPTRAKSLTLDHIRHVLSTWTKIPIERLGNADRRNLLKLEESLQTKILGQTESLKTLAQTIRRAKSGLKSPNRPIGAFLFVGPSGVGKTETARVLAEEIFGTEDALIKLDMSEFMERHQVARLLGAPPGYVGHDEPAKLLESVRRRPHRLVLFDEIEKAHPDVFHLLLQMMEDGILTDSKGRAVSFRETLIILTSNIGGELWKRAGGIGFRVSSQTPWWQTPLQDQLKEHFRPEFLNRLDNILIFQPLAEETLRAIVQLELDRLKTYARSTSLEIMLTPEAENWLIAQIVANKEGARAIRRLIETHVATLVADASLRFPTRHEFQIDLKGKTLAINARQRVLTT from the coding sequence ATGAATGACGCGCAATCTGCAAGTTTTGGAAAATTCTCTCCGTCGGCAAAGATAGTCTTGCTCGCTTCGCAACGCTATGCGGAGGCGATGGGGAATGTGCTTGGTTCAGAGCATCTACTTCTCGCCATCAGCATCACGCCCGATACCTATGCTTACAATCTTCTCCGAAAGGTGCCAATTACACCTGACCAAATTCGTCTGGCGCTCTCATTAAAAGAGATTTCTTCCGAACGCGGCATGGGTATGAAAATAGAAGCCAAGGCAGTCTTGGAGCGAGCGGCATTTCAGGCAACAACACTTGGCATGCAATTTATTGAACCAGAACATCTGCTTTGGGCACTGATTTCGGATACCAATTCTCGCGCTCACGAAATCGTGCTCCAACTTGGCATCGAACCAAAAACAATTCGAAAATCACTTGAACATTTTTTTGCAGAACAAAAATCATCACCGAATACGATGGTTCACCAAGAAATTGAACTTCTCGGCGTGGTCGGTCAACTTAGTCAGGAGCCTATCCCATCGACGCATCGCCCCCAACTTAATCTACCCGAAGAGGTCGACGAACAAACGGAAACACCATTTCTAGATGAGTTCACGCTTGACCTTACAGCGCTAGCGCATGAGAAACTGCTCGATCCTTTAATTGGTCGAGAGGCCGAACTGGAGCGGCTGATGCATATTTTAGGGCGAAAAACTAAAAACAATCCCGTTCTAATTGGCGAGCCGGGAGTGGGGAAAACAGCCATAATTGAAGGACTGGCGCAACGAATTGTCGGTGGCGCCGTACCAGAATATCTAGCTGACAGCCGAATCGTCAGTTTGGAATTGAGTATCCTGGTTGCCGGCACAATGTATCGCGGCCAGTTTGAAGATCGCCTTCGCCATCTTGTGGAAGAAGTGCAAACTCAAGGCGACATTCTGCTCTTCATCGATGAACTGCATACCATGACCGGCGCCGGTGGCGCCGAGGGCGCTCTGGATGCGGCAAATATCTTAAAGCCTTTGCTTGCCAAAGGTCAATTGCGACTCATTGGCGCCACCACGAGTACTGAATATCAAAAATATATTGAAAAGGATGCGGCGCTTGAACGCCGCTTTCAGCCAATTGTCGTCAGTGAACCCACGCAGTTGGAAACAGTTGAAATTCTCAAAGGTCTCACGCCAAAATACGAGGCCTTCCACGGCATTGGTATTCCATCTGAAGTGATTGAAGAAACAGTGACACTGGCGCATCGTTATATTCATGATCGGAATTTTCCGGACAAAGCGATCGACCTCATTGATGAAGCCGCCGCCGCGATGCGAGCCAAGAACACACCCGCGCCGCGCCGGCGCGCTACTGCACACGACATCGAACGCGAGCTCAAAAGGCTCAAAAATCAAAAAGAGTATGAACTCAAAACCGGTCACATTGAGCGGGCGGCATATCTGCGTGACCAAGAGATTAAACTCCGACTTTTGCAAAAAGAAGCTGATCCAGCCCAACTCAAAACGCCACCCACTAGAGCTAAATCGCTAACTCTCGACCATATTCGCCATGTCTTAAGCACCTGGACAAAAATTCCCATTGAACGCTTGGGAAACGCGGATCGTCGCAATCTCTTAAAACTTGAAGAATCTCTTCAGACTAAAATTCTTGGCCAAACTGAATCCTTGAAAACTCTAGCTCAAACAATTCGACGCGCCAAAAGCGGATTAAAATCGCCAAATCGTCCAATAGGCGCCTTTTTGTTTGTTGGTCCAAGTGGAGTGGGTAAAACCGAAACTGCTCGGGTTTTAGCAGAGGAAATTTTTGGCACCGAAGATGCGCTCATTAAACTTGATATGAGCGAATTCATGGAGCGTCATCAGGTGGCTCGACTCTTAGGCGCACCACCAGGTTATGTTGGCCATGACGAGCCAGCGAAACTACTTGAAAGTGTCCGGCGACGACCGCATCGTTTGGTGCTTTTTGATGAAATTGAAAAAGCGCATCCAGATGTATTTCACTTGCTCCTGCAAATGATGGAAGATGGCATACTTACTGATTCCAAAGGTCGCGCCGTTAGCTTTCGGGAAACTCTTATCATTCTAACCTCAAACATTGGAGGCGAGCTGTGGAAACGTGCAGGCGGAATAGGTTTTCGGGTCAGCTCACAAACACCGTGGTGGCAAACACCGCTTCAAGATCAACTTAAAGAGCATTTTCGGCCCGAGTTTTTGAATCGGTTGGATAATATCTTAATTTTTCAGCCACTTGCAGAAGAAACTTTACGCGCAATTGTTCAGCTTGAACTTGATCGTCTTAAAACTTATGCGCGCTCAACTAGCCTTGAAATAATGCTTACTCCCGAAGCAGAAAATTGGCTAATCGCACAAATTGTCGCAAACAAAGAAGGAGCGCGGGCTATTCGGCGCCTAATCGAAACTCACGTTGCGACGCTCGTGGCCGATGCAAGTTTGCGCTTCCCAACCCGCCATGAATTTCAGATCGATCTTAAAGGTAAAACGTTAGCGATTAATGCACGACAAAGAGTACTTACAACTTAA
- a CDS encoding ABC transporter permease, translated as MIRNWTGLYTIIQKEAERVFKVSIQTLITPWISALLYIFVFGQVVGQRINFIEGVEYIDFVLPGILMMNVLMAAFSQSSFSLYFQRFARNIEEILVSPLSYAEMIIGYVIGSMIRAGVVGVGIYLIAVLFSAANLNHVGAFLFYMISVSIIFGFLGILTGLWAKGFEQLNILNTFVIMPLSFVGGVFNSINMLPANLQTIARFNPFFYFIDGIRYSMIGIRETNPTTGLILILVSITGLSILTVSLFRRGYGLRT; from the coding sequence ATGATTAGAAACTGGACTGGACTTTATACGATAATTCAAAAAGAAGCAGAACGTGTTTTCAAAGTTTCAATTCAAACTCTAATTACGCCCTGGATTAGCGCTCTTCTTTATATTTTTGTTTTTGGACAAGTGGTCGGACAGAGAATTAATTTTATTGAAGGCGTGGAATATATCGACTTCGTGCTCCCCGGCATTCTCATGATGAATGTTTTGATGGCGGCGTTTTCCCAATCTTCGTTCTCCCTCTACTTTCAACGCTTTGCCCGCAATATTGAAGAAATTTTAGTCTCGCCTCTTTCGTATGCAGAAATGATTATCGGCTACGTGATTGGGTCAATGATTCGGGCCGGAGTTGTCGGAGTTGGAATTTATTTAATCGCTGTTTTATTCAGTGCGGCTAATCTAAATCATGTTGGCGCATTTTTGTTCTACATGATTTCTGTTTCGATTATTTTTGGTTTTTTGGGGATTTTAACTGGCCTTTGGGCAAAAGGCTTTGAACAGCTCAATATTTTAAATACGTTTGTGATTATGCCTTTAAGTTTTGTTGGCGGCGTCTTCAATTCAATCAATATGTTGCCCGCAAACCTTCAAACCATTGCGCGCTTTAATCCGTTTTTTTATTTTATCGACGGGATTCGTTATTCAATGATCGGTATTAGAGAAACTAATCCAACTACTGGTCTGATATTAATTTTAGTGTCAATCACGGGTCTGTCGATTCTAACCGTCAGTCTTTTCCGACGAGGGTATGGCTTGAGGACATAG
- a CDS encoding aminotransferase class V-fold PLP-dependent enzyme yields MNSTVVEHITRKDFPFFRFNPNVVYLDTAASAQKPQCVIDRIQKFYEREYSSVNRADYYEALVATAELENVRLAVADFIHASAREIIFTRGATESINLVAQSFLKACLQPGEVVLATSAEHHSNFLPWLKVCQQTGAELLILDISKNGAFPLQEYQAQLKNRRVKFVALAYVSNVLGCVFPVKKIIDLAHQSDCQVLVDATQAVPHLPVDVAELGADFLVFSGHKIYGPTGVGVLFVRRALLEKMKPINLGGEMVTKVWHGGYELQGIPQRFEAGTPAIAEILGLGEAVQYLNRFNWFALRIHETNILNMFLKKLEKFPSIQILGPNSEESRTGVLAFWSNRLHAHDIASLLAEERVAVRAGYHCAEILHRSLKIPATVRLSVGMYTSYNDVERFFAALGRSLKRIGIVI; encoded by the coding sequence ATGAATTCAACGGTCGTAGAGCATATAACTAGAAAAGATTTTCCTTTCTTTAGATTTAATCCGAACGTTGTTTATTTAGACACAGCCGCAAGCGCTCAAAAGCCCCAATGCGTTATTGATAGAATACAAAAATTCTACGAACGTGAATACTCTAGCGTTAATAGAGCAGATTACTACGAAGCGCTTGTGGCGACAGCTGAATTAGAGAACGTGCGTTTGGCAGTAGCTGACTTTATTCACGCATCTGCCAGAGAAATAATATTCACTCGAGGCGCAACCGAGAGCATTAATCTAGTCGCACAGTCTTTCCTCAAGGCGTGTTTACAGCCTGGCGAGGTTGTTCTTGCAACTTCGGCAGAACATCATTCCAATTTTTTGCCTTGGTTAAAAGTGTGCCAGCAGACTGGCGCAGAACTTTTGATTTTGGACATTTCTAAAAACGGAGCATTCCCATTGCAAGAGTATCAGGCCCAACTGAAGAATAGACGTGTGAAGTTTGTGGCCCTTGCTTACGTTTCGAATGTTCTAGGTTGCGTTTTTCCAGTTAAAAAAATTATCGACCTCGCTCATCAATCAGATTGCCAAGTACTCGTTGACGCAACTCAAGCTGTGCCGCATCTGCCAGTCGATGTTGCTGAATTGGGAGCAGATTTTTTGGTTTTCTCTGGCCACAAAATTTACGGTCCAACCGGTGTCGGTGTCCTCTTTGTTCGTCGAGCCTTGCTCGAGAAGATGAAGCCAATCAACCTCGGCGGCGAGATGGTGACTAAAGTTTGGCATGGTGGCTACGAACTTCAAGGCATTCCCCAACGCTTTGAGGCCGGTACTCCTGCGATTGCAGAAATCCTCGGTCTAGGTGAGGCTGTTCAGTATCTTAATAGGTTCAATTGGTTTGCTCTTCGTATCCATGAAACAAACATCTTAAACATGTTCCTCAAGAAGTTGGAAAAATTTCCCAGTATCCAAATTTTAGGACCGAACAGTGAAGAATCGCGCACAGGTGTTCTTGCTTTTTGGAGTAACCGTTTGCATGCACATGATATCGCAAGTTTATTAGCTGAAGAGCGGGTTGCAGTTCGAGCCGGTTATCACTGTGCTGAAATTTTACATCGATCCCTAAAAATTCCTGCGACCGTGCGTTTAAGTGTTGGTATGTATACTTCTTATAATGATGTTGAGAGATTTTTCGCCGCTCTGGGTCGTTCTTTGAAAAGGATAGGAATTGTCATCTAA
- the sufB gene encoding Fe-S cluster assembly protein SufB, with product MVSKTLNLALGYKEKYGFSTRHIPYLEAPTGLNESVIRFLSHTKREPIWMLTRRLQALKVFWSKPLPTWGADLSRLDFSQITYYIKSTEDQYRRWEDVPPEITQTFERLGVPQAERAFLAGVGAQFESEVVYQHLEADLASKGVIFTDMDSALQQYPKFVKRYLGTVVSLADNKFAALNSAVWSGGSFVYVPAGVEIDVPLQTYFRINAKNMGQFERTLIIAEEGARVHYVEGCTAPVYASDSLHAAVVEVIAKPGAQVRYTTIQNWSNNVYNLVTKRAIAYQDAKVEWIDGNIGSGVTMKYPCVVLVGERAQAQILSLAYAGKNQCQDTGGKVIHGAPNTSSTVVSKSISRDGGRATYRGLVKVAHQATNTKVSVNCDALLLDNISHSITLPDMQIMNDDVAIAHEASVGRVSQDQLFYLQSRGVPQAQALALIIHGFIEPITRSLPFEYAIELNRLIELEMEGSVG from the coding sequence ATGGTTTCCAAAACGCTTAATCTCGCGCTCGGGTACAAAGAAAAGTATGGGTTTTCAACCCGCCACATACCCTACCTTGAGGCACCGACCGGTTTAAATGAGTCTGTAATTCGTTTTTTGAGCCATACCAAACGAGAACCTATTTGGATGCTGACGCGTCGCCTGCAAGCGCTCAAGGTTTTTTGGAGCAAACCTCTGCCAACTTGGGGTGCAGACTTGAGTCGTCTGGATTTTTCGCAAATTACCTACTATATCAAATCGACCGAGGATCAATATCGACGGTGGGAAGATGTGCCGCCGGAGATTACTCAAACATTTGAGCGACTCGGTGTGCCGCAAGCAGAACGAGCTTTTCTTGCTGGCGTAGGCGCTCAATTTGAATCTGAAGTGGTGTATCAACACCTAGAGGCGGATCTGGCGAGCAAAGGTGTAATTTTTACTGATATGGATAGCGCGCTTCAACAATATCCAAAATTTGTAAAGCGCTATTTAGGTACAGTAGTTTCGTTGGCTGACAATAAATTTGCCGCTCTTAATAGCGCTGTATGGAGCGGCGGTAGTTTTGTTTATGTACCTGCCGGTGTCGAAATTGATGTACCTCTACAAACTTATTTCCGAATCAACGCTAAGAATATGGGTCAGTTTGAGCGTACGTTGATTATCGCCGAAGAAGGCGCTCGTGTGCATTACGTTGAGGGGTGCACCGCGCCAGTTTACGCTTCAGATTCGCTTCATGCGGCTGTGGTAGAAGTAATTGCTAAGCCTGGCGCGCAGGTGCGTTATACGACCATTCAAAATTGGTCGAATAATGTTTACAACTTAGTCACTAAGCGAGCGATCGCTTATCAGGATGCAAAGGTGGAGTGGATCGATGGCAACATTGGAAGCGGGGTAACAATGAAGTATCCGTGTGTGGTTCTTGTTGGTGAGCGCGCCCAGGCTCAAATCTTAAGCCTAGCGTATGCTGGTAAAAATCAGTGTCAGGATACGGGTGGCAAAGTTATTCACGGCGCACCCAATACATCTTCCACGGTCGTGAGTAAATCAATTAGTCGGGATGGCGGGCGAGCAACGTATCGAGGACTAGTCAAGGTTGCACATCAAGCAACTAACACCAAAGTCTCGGTCAATTGCGACGCCTTGCTTTTGGATAATATTTCACACTCAATCACCTTGCCTGATATGCAGATCATGAACGACGACGTTGCCATCGCTCATGAGGCCAGCGTCGGACGAGTTAGTCAAGATCAATTATTTTATCTGCAAAGTCGAGGGGTTCCCCAAGCACAGGCGCTTGCTTTGATAATTCATGGCTTCATTGAACCAATCACGCGATCTTTACCTTTTGAGTACGCTATTGAACTTAATCGCTTAATCGAACTTGAAATGGAAGGATCAGTTGGATGA
- a CDS encoding WecB/TagA/CpsF family glycosyltransferase, whose product MKRAQILSVSIDCRLRPDLLASCANIIQARLPSQLVTVNPEFILEAQTNRAFRTALGDAEMSTADGKGIQLAAYYNSLSFPTWQPARLVVGLLAGAWVGLIFILQSKELNHPIPEIITGVDLIDQLAAYGTKHRWKFFFLGGDKGIAEQAAIKLRTHYPELIVVGAEAGVAKSVQGKRRKDELNLLAHRIRALKPDILLVALGAPTQDLFIHEHKKILGISLMLGVGGAFDYLAGIVPRAPAWLRSLGLEWCWRLLIQPWRWRRILKATLVFPWKVFWARQYKNS is encoded by the coding sequence ATGAAACGAGCGCAAATTCTTTCAGTGTCAATCGACTGTCGCTTACGCCCAGATTTACTAGCAAGTTGTGCAAATATTATTCAAGCTCGTTTGCCAAGTCAGCTTGTAACTGTGAATCCGGAATTTATTCTTGAAGCCCAAACGAATCGCGCTTTTCGCACTGCTCTTGGGGATGCTGAAATGTCTACAGCCGATGGCAAAGGTATTCAACTTGCCGCGTACTATAATTCGCTTTCTTTTCCTACTTGGCAACCAGCTCGCCTGGTGGTTGGGCTTTTAGCGGGGGCCTGGGTAGGCCTGATTTTTATTCTTCAGTCAAAGGAATTAAATCATCCCATTCCTGAAATTATCACAGGCGTCGATTTAATTGATCAACTGGCGGCATACGGAACAAAACACAGATGGAAATTCTTTTTTCTCGGTGGCGATAAGGGAATAGCCGAACAAGCTGCGATTAAACTACGTACACATTATCCTGAATTAATAGTCGTCGGCGCCGAAGCGGGAGTGGCAAAATCAGTTCAAGGCAAGCGACGCAAAGATGAACTTAACTTACTGGCTCACCGCATTCGCGCTCTCAAGCCAGACATTCTACTGGTAGCATTGGGAGCGCCGACACAAGATCTTTTTATTCATGAACATAAAAAAATTCTCGGCATCTCATTAATGCTTGGGGTAGGAGGAGCATTTGACTATCTTGCAGGTATTGTCCCCCGTGCCCCTGCCTGGCTCCGCTCGCTTGGCCTTGAATGGTGCTGGCGTTTACTCATTCAACCCTGGCGTTGGCGCCGTATTCTCAAAGCAACGCTGGTTTTCCCGTGGAAAGTCTTTTGGGCACGCCAATACAAAAATTCATAG
- the sufC gene encoding Fe-S cluster assembly ATPase SufC — protein MLKLNNLSISVGSQQIVSNFSLAVNPGEMHVLLGPNGSGKSTLAAALMGHPDYCITSGEAMLDGQDLLALTPDKRAQIGFFLSFQTPVAIPGLKLESFLRSAVNQVRESQKKSTYSVLEFRKKLQSAIALLGLDASFLARTLNDGFSGGERKRCEIMQFLLFEPKYAILDECDSGLDVDALRLIGGLLNRARTSEQGVVLITHSPQLLSYIEAPKRVHIIRQGALALSGQDDLITNWAEHGFQNA, from the coding sequence ATGCTGAAACTCAATAACTTATCGATTTCTGTTGGTTCGCAACAAATCGTGTCAAATTTTTCTTTAGCTGTAAATCCTGGAGAAATGCATGTTTTACTTGGCCCAAACGGTTCAGGTAAGAGCACGCTTGCGGCCGCACTCATGGGGCACCCTGATTATTGTATCACTTCGGGTGAAGCCATGCTCGACGGTCAGGATCTGCTCGCTCTTACTCCTGACAAGCGAGCGCAAATCGGATTTTTTCTGTCTTTTCAAACTCCGGTGGCTATTCCTGGTTTGAAACTTGAAAGTTTTTTACGTTCAGCGGTTAATCAGGTGAGGGAGAGTCAAAAGAAGTCCACCTATTCGGTATTAGAGTTTCGCAAGAAATTGCAAAGCGCAATTGCCCTGCTCGGGTTAGACGCTTCATTTTTGGCTCGCACATTAAATGATGGTTTTTCTGGCGGCGAACGCAAGCGCTGTGAGATTATGCAGTTTCTCCTCTTTGAACCAAAATATGCCATCCTAGATGAGTGTGATTCCGGCCTCGATGTCGACGCCTTGCGTTTGATTGGGGGGTTACTTAATCGAGCGCGGACAAGTGAGCAGGGTGTTGTTCTGATCACCCATTCTCCGCAACTCCTGTCTTATATCGAAGCGCCTAAGCGCGTTCATATCATTCGTCAAGGCGCACTTGCGCTTTCCGGTCAAGACGACCTGATAACAAATTGGGCAGAGCATGGTTTCCAAAACGCTTAA
- a CDS encoding SufD family Fe-S cluster assembly protein, whose amino-acid sequence MKNFLRIQARRNTFVLEKAGEYFLPISVESKSDSLSLYVDIISTNVKLIIISTFLGKAQDNFQFDIQIHHRAPKTQSDIKIFAALFEMSQLSVNGAINLPTGVKNSSTYFFVKSLLLSDKARTRVIPSLGIEENEVRAGHGVSIGRISDEELFYLMSRGLTQAQAQNLLVQSLFEPAREKIREYGL is encoded by the coding sequence ATGAAAAATTTCTTGCGCATTCAAGCCAGAAGAAACACCTTTGTGTTAGAAAAAGCCGGTGAGTATTTTTTACCTATTAGCGTAGAGAGCAAATCCGATTCCCTCTCTCTGTATGTCGACATAATTTCTACGAACGTTAAATTAATAATTATCTCAACATTTCTTGGTAAAGCTCAAGATAATTTTCAGTTCGACATTCAGATTCACCACCGTGCGCCTAAGACGCAATCCGATATCAAAATTTTTGCCGCTCTTTTTGAAATGAGTCAATTATCAGTCAACGGCGCGATTAATTTACCAACCGGTGTTAAAAATTCCAGCACCTATTTTTTTGTCAAAAGTTTACTCCTCTCTGACAAGGCGCGCACACGAGTAATTCCCTCTCTTGGGATTGAAGAAAATGAGGTCCGAGCCGGGCACGGTGTAAGTATTGGACGCATCAGTGATGAAGAGTTGTTTTATCTCATGTCGCGTGGCTTAACGCAGGCCCAGGCCCAGAATCTTTTGGTTCAAAGTCTCTTTGAGCCGGCACGAGAAAAAATAAGAGAGTATGGTTTATGA
- a CDS encoding peptidylprolyl isomerase produces MTNQSQAPTILPGEKIQNKTAIVETPKGTIRISLLPDDAPLAVSNFITLIEKKFYDGLTFHRVEPGFVIQGGDPNGDGTGGPGYTFKDEPIRQEYKRGIVAMANSGPNTNGSQFFIMLEDKPLPPNYTIFGEVTDGMNVVDQIQVGDQMMSVTIK; encoded by the coding sequence ATGACTAATCAAAGTCAGGCGCCAACTATTTTGCCAGGGGAAAAAATTCAGAATAAAACTGCAATCGTTGAAACTCCTAAAGGCACAATTCGAATCAGCCTACTCCCAGATGACGCGCCGCTGGCAGTTAGCAATTTCATCACGCTTATTGAGAAAAAGTTCTATGACGGCCTTACATTTCATCGTGTTGAGCCGGGTTTTGTTATCCAGGGCGGCGACCCAAATGGTGACGGTACCGGCGGACCGGGATACACATTTAAAGATGAACCTATTAGACAAGAGTACAAACGCGGGATAGTCGCTATGGCAAACAGTGGACCAAACACTAATGGCAGTCAATTTTTTATCATGCTAGAAGACAAGCCTCTACCGCCAAACTATACGATTTTCGGCGAGGTAACTGACGGCATGAATGTTGTGGATCAAATTCAAGTCGGTGACCAGATGATGAGCGTCACAATAAAATAA
- a CDS encoding DUF1858 domain-containing protein — translation MQINGQEPIGQLIKDYPVLKEVLQAYGLHCAGCFLNEWDTLAGGARLHGMSEREMYNLLRDVNEVIRTRVLYAETQ, via the coding sequence ATGCAAATAAATGGCCAAGAGCCAATCGGACAACTTATTAAAGATTATCCTGTGCTTAAAGAAGTTCTGCAAGCTTACGGTTTACACTGCGCTGGTTGTTTTCTGAATGAATGGGACACGCTTGCTGGAGGCGCTAGATTGCATGGTATGAGCGAACGTGAAATGTATAATCTCTTGAGGGATGTTAATGAAGTTATAAGGACTAGAGTGCTCTATGCTGAAACTCAATAA
- the nusA gene encoding transcription termination/antitermination protein NusA has protein sequence MKDSPFLVALQELAEERGLPIETVVQTVEAALAAAYRKDYGRTGQVIRATLNPNDIGKTQMRQVFEIVADDAEIEEPERQITLTEAQKLDDKADIGGEVSMPLPHQADFGRIAAQTAKQVIIQRIAEAERSLLYSEFKGKEGQIVSGTVQQIDGRDIVINIGRMNAVMMLPDQIHEERYYIGQRLKIYVKGVEETNRGPKVMVSRSHPDLIRGFFTQEVPEIQSGTVTIETIAREAGSRTKIAVAAHQEGLDPVGSCVGQRGIRVQAVLSDLGNEKIDIILWDADPKKLIANALSPAKVDEIILDEALKKATIRVPADQVSLAIGKGGQNVRLASKLTGWELDIVKDQNTDEDKEIKEIPTEDESTKDEGQGKNQQNE, from the coding sequence ATGAAGGATTCACCTTTTTTAGTTGCCCTTCAGGAACTTGCCGAGGAACGCGGCCTTCCTATTGAAACTGTCGTTCAAACTGTCGAGGCGGCACTGGCGGCGGCGTATCGAAAAGACTATGGACGAACCGGCCAAGTGATTCGCGCAACCTTAAATCCAAATGACATCGGCAAAACTCAAATGCGACAAGTTTTCGAGATTGTTGCCGATGATGCGGAAATTGAGGAACCGGAACGGCAGATTACTCTAACTGAAGCTCAAAAACTCGACGACAAGGCAGATATAGGCGGAGAAGTAAGTATGCCCCTTCCACACCAAGCCGATTTTGGACGGATTGCGGCTCAAACAGCCAAACAGGTAATCATTCAACGGATAGCGGAGGCTGAACGATCCCTTCTCTATTCTGAATTCAAAGGTAAAGAAGGACAAATTGTCAGCGGCACGGTTCAACAAATCGATGGACGAGACATTGTTATTAATATCGGGCGCATGAATGCCGTGATGATGCTTCCCGACCAAATTCATGAGGAACGTTACTATATTGGCCAACGTCTCAAGATCTACGTTAAGGGCGTCGAGGAAACCAACCGCGGCCCAAAAGTTATGGTCTCGCGCTCGCATCCTGATCTTATTCGCGGTTTCTTTACCCAAGAAGTGCCAGAAATCCAATCGGGAACTGTAACAATCGAAACAATCGCGCGCGAGGCTGGCTCACGCACTAAAATTGCTGTTGCCGCTCACCAAGAAGGTCTTGACCCGGTTGGCTCATGTGTTGGGCAACGTGGGATTCGTGTCCAAGCGGTTCTTTCTGATTTGGGTAATGAAAAAATAGACATCATTCTCTGGGATGCCGATCCAAAAAAACTTATTGCCAATGCGCTTTCGCCGGCCAAGGTTGACGAAATTATTCTTGATGAAGCTCTCAAAAAAGCCACCATTCGAGTGCCAGCGGATCAAGTCTCACTGGCAATTGGAAAGGGTGGACAAAACGTTCGCCTTGCAAGTAAACTAACTGGTTGGGAGTTAGATATAGTTAAAGATCAAAATACAGACGAAGATAAAGAAATAAAAGAAATTCCAACCGAGGATGAGTCGACAAAAGATGAGGGTCAAGGAAAAAATCAACAGAATGAATGA